One Pseudomonas sp. FP1742 genomic window carries:
- the tssK gene encoding type VI secretion system baseplate subunit TssK yields MSLLPDAVCWHEGMQLLPQHFQLQGLRAEALVAHFAQACNPWFWGVTRVEFDPSALSAGLVRLLHLQATLPDGLPVNLQAGVGPMLELDVSEAIDATDNATVTVYLAVSPLWRAGQLLPLKGRLQSVVGDALPDLTSGESPESITVWRPNPRLCTQLNKADSICLPLLRIRKEGGGFLQLPYTPPTPCLLPESVVGRRVSGLCARAREKCMFLAGRLRQAQLAGNQDDAMEIRRQLTALWARLPEVEGLLNSRVATPQALYGSLLGLAGAWSALDPLAGVPAFAPLDFLELQRGYETVLDWLEKTLELIRAGYRSLAFERNEQSFSIQLPDDQPSQRLVIGLRMPNGASEQAASEWLRGAIIASQPHIPLLSRQRMSGLSHQAMSRNEQVAYSVGDDTRLFVVTAEGQWFDGQLPLLIAAPASKPASSPWQVVLFVAQANESA; encoded by the coding sequence ATGAGTCTGCTACCTGACGCGGTTTGCTGGCATGAGGGCATGCAGTTGCTGCCCCAGCATTTTCAATTGCAGGGGCTGCGGGCAGAAGCGTTGGTAGCGCATTTCGCCCAGGCGTGTAATCCGTGGTTCTGGGGCGTGACCCGGGTTGAATTCGATCCCTCGGCACTGAGCGCCGGGCTGGTGCGCCTGCTCCATTTGCAGGCGACGTTGCCGGATGGTTTGCCGGTCAATCTGCAGGCCGGTGTCGGGCCGATGCTGGAGCTCGACGTCAGTGAAGCGATCGACGCCACCGACAACGCCACCGTCACCGTGTACCTGGCGGTCAGCCCGCTGTGGCGTGCCGGTCAGTTGCTGCCGCTCAAGGGGCGATTGCAGTCGGTGGTCGGCGATGCGCTGCCGGACCTTACCAGCGGCGAGTCCCCCGAATCGATCACCGTCTGGCGTCCGAATCCACGTTTGTGCACGCAACTGAACAAGGCGGATTCCATCTGCCTGCCGTTGCTGAGAATTCGCAAGGAGGGCGGTGGCTTTCTTCAGTTGCCTTACACCCCGCCGACGCCATGCCTGTTGCCCGAGTCGGTAGTGGGCCGGCGCGTGTCGGGGCTGTGTGCCAGGGCTCGGGAAAAATGCATGTTCCTTGCCGGTCGTCTGCGCCAGGCGCAGCTGGCCGGCAATCAGGACGACGCGATGGAGATTCGGCGCCAGTTGACGGCGCTGTGGGCGCGATTGCCGGAAGTCGAAGGCCTGCTGAACAGTCGCGTGGCTACGCCGCAGGCATTGTATGGCTCGTTGCTCGGGCTGGCCGGCGCGTGGTCGGCGCTCGATCCATTGGCCGGGGTTCCGGCATTCGCCCCACTGGATTTCCTCGAGCTGCAACGCGGCTATGAAACGGTGCTCGACTGGCTGGAAAAGACCCTCGAACTGATCCGCGCCGGTTATCGCAGCCTGGCGTTCGAACGCAACGAACAGTCCTTCTCGATTCAATTGCCCGACGACCAGCCGAGCCAACGGCTGGTCATCGGTTTGCGCATGCCCAACGGTGCCAGCGAGCAGGCCGCCAGCGAATGGCTGCGCGGGGCGATCATCGCGTCGCAGCCGCACATCCCGTTGCTCAGCCGTCAGCGCATGAGCGGTTTGTCCCATCAGGCCATGAGTCGCAATGAGCAAGTGGCCTACAGCGTCGGCGACGATACGCGGTTGTTCGTGGTGACGGCCGAAGGCCAATGGTTCGACGGACAGTTGCCGTTGCTGATTGCCGCCCCGGCTTCGAAACCGGCCAGCAGCCCATGGCAAGTGGTGTTGTTTGTGGCCCAGGCGAATGAAAGTGCTTGA
- a CDS encoding type VI secretion protein, which produces MYARFFSWVLLLSLAGCSLFGPRVDLDSLTLDVAPRANDDTPIAVDFIAVNDPDLLKQLSGITARQWFAEREQYQRDYRQLMAVWGLELVPGQFIDKQPFPLGGKRAAGLLVFASYNTPGAHRLRLDDQSNAWLKFDSREMTLVSDHPN; this is translated from the coding sequence TTGTACGCACGTTTTTTTTCTTGGGTTCTGCTCCTGTCACTCGCCGGGTGTTCGTTGTTCGGGCCTCGCGTCGATCTCGATAGCCTGACGCTGGACGTCGCGCCTCGCGCCAACGATGACACCCCGATTGCGGTGGACTTCATTGCGGTGAACGATCCGGACTTGCTCAAGCAACTGTCGGGCATCACCGCCCGCCAGTGGTTCGCCGAACGCGAGCAGTATCAGCGCGACTATCGACAGCTGATGGCAGTCTGGGGACTGGAGCTGGTGCCCGGCCAATTCATCGACAAACAACCCTTCCCGCTGGGGGGCAAGCGGGCAGCTGGACTTTTAGTCTTCGCCAGCTATAACACTCCCGGAGCACACCGGTTGCGGCTGGACGATCAAAGCAACGCCTGGCTCAAGTTCGACAGTCGCGAGATGACGCTGGTCAGCGACCACCCGAACTGA
- a CDS encoding serine/threonine transporter — protein sequence MNDQANSVDERYVTATPASLESWNRHDTTWMLGLFGTAIGAGTLFLPINAGLGGFWPLLILALLAFPMTFYAHRGLTRFVLSGREGADITEVVEEHFGIKAGALITLLYFFAIFPILLIYSVALTNTVGSFLEHQLHIMPPPRAVLSFVLILGLLAVVRCGEQVIVKAMSLMVYPFIVALLFLAVFLIPHWNGGILSTASTLPESSALLHTLWLAIPVMVFSFNHSPIISAFAVDQKRRYGTHAQERSSQILSRAHLLMVVMVLFFVFSCVLTLSPAQLAEAKAQNLSILSYLANHFSNPTIAFAAPLIAFVAISKSFLGHYIGASEGLKGLIVKSGKRPAPKTLDRMTAAFMLVVCWIVATLNPSILGMIETLGGPVIAAILFLMPMYAIRKVPAMARYRGQASNVFVTLVGLVAISALIYSLTA from the coding sequence ATGAATGATCAGGCCAATAGCGTCGACGAACGCTATGTAACGGCGACACCAGCGAGCCTCGAAAGCTGGAATCGCCATGACACCACCTGGATGCTGGGCCTGTTTGGCACGGCAATCGGGGCCGGTACCCTGTTTTTGCCGATCAACGCGGGGCTGGGCGGCTTCTGGCCGTTGCTGATCCTGGCGTTGCTGGCGTTCCCCATGACGTTTTACGCACACCGTGGCCTGACCCGCTTCGTGCTGTCCGGCCGTGAAGGCGCGGACATCACTGAAGTGGTGGAAGAACATTTCGGCATCAAGGCCGGTGCGCTGATCACCTTGCTGTATTTCTTCGCGATCTTTCCGATCCTGCTGATTTACAGCGTGGCCCTGACCAACACCGTGGGCAGTTTCCTCGAACATCAACTGCACATCATGCCGCCACCGCGCGCCGTGCTGTCGTTCGTGCTGATTCTCGGCCTGCTGGCCGTGGTGCGTTGCGGTGAGCAGGTGATCGTCAAGGCCATGAGCCTGATGGTGTATCCGTTCATCGTCGCGCTGCTGTTCCTGGCGGTGTTCCTGATTCCTCACTGGAACGGCGGCATCCTCAGCACCGCGTCCACGCTGCCTGAGTCGTCGGCGCTGCTGCACACCTTGTGGCTGGCGATTCCGGTAATGGTGTTCTCGTTCAACCATTCGCCGATCATTTCGGCGTTCGCGGTGGACCAGAAACGTCGCTACGGCACTCATGCCCAAGAGCGCAGTTCGCAGATCCTGTCCCGCGCCCACCTGTTGATGGTGGTGATGGTGCTGTTCTTCGTCTTCAGCTGCGTGCTGACCCTGTCGCCGGCGCAACTGGCGGAGGCCAAGGCGCAGAATCTGTCGATCCTGTCGTACCTGGCCAACCACTTCAGCAACCCGACCATCGCCTTCGCGGCGCCGTTGATCGCCTTCGTGGCGATTTCCAAGTCGTTCCTGGGCCACTACATCGGCGCCAGCGAAGGCTTGAAGGGTTTGATCGTCAAGAGCGGCAAACGCCCGGCGCCCAAGACCCTGGACCGCATGACCGCTGCGTTCATGCTGGTGGTGTGCTGGATCGTCGCGACCCTGAACCCGAGCATTCTCGGGATGATCGAAACCTTGGGTGGCCCGGTCATCGCGGCAATTCTGTTCCTGATGCCGATGTACGCGATCCGCAAGGTGCCGGCCATGGCGCGTTATCGTGGCCAAGCCTCCAACGTTTTCGTGACGCTGGTAGGGCTGGTGGCGATTTCGGCGTTGATCTACTCGCTCACCGCCTGA
- the tssA gene encoding type VI secretion system protein TssA: MNQPSTPLPELIAQLLEPISEEAPCGQDLRYEPEFDRLRELRREDDTSLPTGVWQSSIKRAQWPELEKLTTSLLLERSKDLMLSAWLGEAWLHQDGLEGLPGSLALVAGLCERYPEHLHPQAEDGDQSWRVIPLEWLARRYAEVLLTRVPLFERHNHEFDGFCLDAWRRLQLQQVLANDGKAAKASAENARNEQKKVTEQIRATPLSFWLRSQGSLLLSQQHLQRLQVWSDAWLGNQAPGFKALQDVIDALLTLVQEFIAMHPRKPTPPPTPVDLPAAVASSPAAVPQALPVPQVFSEPANREEAYRQLLLIADYLARTEPHSPVPYLIKRGVEWGNKPLSELLGELISADAESRRLWTLLGVL, translated from the coding sequence GTGAATCAACCTTCAACACCGTTGCCGGAACTGATTGCGCAACTGCTCGAACCGATCAGCGAGGAGGCGCCTTGTGGTCAGGATTTGCGTTATGAACCCGAGTTCGACCGGTTGCGTGAACTGCGCCGAGAGGACGACACCAGTTTGCCCACCGGGGTGTGGCAGTCGTCGATCAAGCGCGCCCAGTGGCCGGAACTGGAAAAGCTGACCACGAGCCTGCTGCTCGAGCGCAGCAAGGATTTGATGCTCAGCGCCTGGCTGGGGGAGGCCTGGCTGCATCAGGACGGGCTCGAAGGGTTGCCGGGCAGTCTGGCGCTGGTGGCCGGGCTATGCGAGCGCTACCCCGAACACTTGCACCCACAGGCCGAGGACGGCGACCAGTCATGGCGAGTGATACCGCTGGAATGGCTGGCTCGACGCTACGCTGAAGTGCTGCTGACCCGAGTGCCGCTGTTCGAGCGGCATAACCACGAATTCGACGGCTTCTGTCTGGACGCCTGGCGCCGGTTGCAGTTGCAACAGGTGCTGGCCAACGACGGCAAAGCGGCCAAGGCCTCGGCCGAGAACGCACGCAACGAACAGAAGAAAGTCACCGAACAGATTCGCGCCACGCCGTTGTCATTCTGGCTGCGTAGCCAGGGCAGTCTGCTGCTCAGCCAGCAACACTTGCAACGCCTGCAGGTGTGGAGCGACGCCTGGCTTGGCAACCAGGCCCCGGGCTTCAAGGCGTTGCAGGACGTGATCGACGCGTTGTTGACGCTGGTTCAGGAGTTCATCGCCATGCATCCACGAAAACCGACCCCGCCGCCAACACCTGTCGACCTGCCTGCGGCGGTGGCATCGAGCCCGGCCGCTGTGCCGCAAGCGCTTCCAGTCCCCCAGGTGTTCAGCGAGCCGGCGAATCGTGAAGAGGCGTACCGGCAGTTGTTGCTGATCGCCGACTACCTGGCGCGCACCGAACCCCACAGCCCGGTGCCCTATCTGATCAAGCGGGGCGTGGAGTGGGGCAACAAGCCCCTGAGCGAACTGCTGGGTGAACTGATCAGCGCCGATGCCGAATCCCGGCGGCTCTGGACGCTGTTGGGCGTTCTTTAG
- a CDS encoding glycosyltransferase, which yields MRVILIAIGSADDIFPFIGLANALNLRGHRATLCSLPAFKATIEQYGLEFEPLCQEDADEPPRLHGSKTALAMQWNAASHLLEPTYDYLAARRHEDIVVVGSFWALGARVAQERFGIAYLSVQISPFLRETHRLTLDHLCAPQLNALRAKKGLGGTVQHVVSQWMHSPDGVISPCPEWFAPQQAAAPATLCKACEKAVAAIEHCHQRSKGRLARQSKGAINQDSPD from the coding sequence ATGCGGGTCATCTTGATCGCCATCGGTTCGGCCGATGACATTTTCCCCTTCATTGGCCTGGCCAATGCGCTGAACCTGCGCGGCCATCGCGCAACCCTGTGCAGCCTGCCGGCGTTCAAGGCCACCATCGAGCAGTACGGGCTGGAATTCGAACCGTTATGCCAGGAAGATGCCGACGAGCCACCCCGCCTCCACGGCTCGAAAACCGCCTTGGCCATGCAGTGGAACGCGGCCTCACACCTGCTCGAACCGACCTATGACTACCTCGCGGCACGGCGTCACGAGGACATCGTGGTGGTGGGTTCGTTTTGGGCGTTGGGCGCACGCGTGGCCCAGGAGCGGTTTGGCATTGCGTACCTTTCGGTACAGATTTCACCGTTCTTGCGCGAGACCCACCGGCTGACGCTGGACCACCTCTGTGCGCCACAACTCAACGCGTTACGCGCCAAAAAGGGCCTGGGCGGGACGGTCCAGCACGTGGTCAGCCAATGGATGCATTCGCCGGACGGCGTGATCAGCCCCTGTCCCGAGTGGTTCGCACCGCAGCAGGCCGCTGCGCCGGCAACCCTGTGCAAGGCCTGTGAAAAGGCCGTTGCGGCCATCGAGCACTGTCACCAGCGAAGCAAAGGTCGTCTGGCCAGGCAGTCGAAGGGGGCGATCAACCAGGACAGCCCCGATTGA
- a CDS encoding type VI secretion protein IcmF/TssM N-terminal domain-containing protein — protein sequence MSTLGIIGLIIAVLLVLAIVAVAVWWLRTQSGAAIRSFYLAVRQMEQEQGTQDRYQIPWLLMLGNETQGTQLCTQWRLQPTDKPAWFGRWWSDPEGAVLVVPQALFLPDEGMHLQRGGWWRLLGLILRLRSQRPLDGVIWTVPISRLGNAEQAAALGLAARRRFIDLLQRFGLSLPVYVVVTGMEELPGFQELITALPLEARERTLGWSSPYGPDAVWQAQWSDQALDQVNRALAESIIEIGALSGQLSGELYGLPERFEALRRHLQSLLEPVFQGNAQGEAPRFRGVYFTANQPSDDSADGFSAYDTGLQQSAFARQLWQRRVVAERGLAQVVPRLLRLRQRWQRVTGGVALVVALLWGAGMLWVWQDSEKDAHELSRLMQGAQKNYAAVTDESHRLEATRRNVQGFWRVLEKAPRWRFTSVVYPTSWFSSLDAQLENELRLTARSHLLLPLRDLLSADLAQLKTIRNTERRGNVESEDPAQWQNYVKATELVECAVSLEQQNQWFNQALNNTKAPLEDLVLLSNNALSLNLNAGTLHRAGFYNRALLDADNSELKPLDLTVERAQIEENFLGLMERWLDQYFLADNFVRQAGYLRLHLERLEVGSGNSLTELEDLRALIDDLQALISLTNSAWSRGKGQDLVPGYRAMMDKVRQSTLLGPQVEQQLDQQASKLQQSFRDQWITQAGARDNLLIQQGSGQLILQEHVVQLNNAVQALFKRDFVAIALQADQSDVPDGQGRGVDGDDLDSALNYFASYKSYAAEELPRIPPAYRGALLQAAEGAVVKAMLSSLREHNAQVHSGVFDVQAPQAIALQKAFIEVRRSDLATRLQTALNRRALADIVSGLDEIVAQPLFSGRTEISQWDGSKNLGLQLYGANDVQDLKLNLKQQFNTMLGITERRTAALEWLKVQQQNLSALDYERVTQFSALNDELLKYKDQNPASSPAQIEQLVSRDFIEMDVASCGQILQTANLSGGRGTLALRAVDLQQTAMQRCQFLQQQQAAAAWNELANYFNQYLAERFPFANGLQASDADPARVQHLLELIDKRLPVAQAGLVLSQTPERLAAEDFLNRLKQASTWLGPMFVRDKSGVLGLEMDVRWRTDREEERGADQVIAWGLNAGNQQINYPGEAQQNLRWMVGQPIRLTLRWARNGYQRPANDPLQPSLVVRDLEAGWEYGGPWSLLRLMRSHASMQRQPNMDYTDFPLTLRLPVTSQASTAEQTLMFVRLSLMTQGSKLPLSIQPLPTRAPRSPFMVTRSTAAIESHEEEGL from the coding sequence ATGAGCACGCTGGGGATTATCGGCCTGATCATCGCCGTGCTGTTGGTGCTGGCGATTGTCGCTGTGGCGGTCTGGTGGTTGCGCACGCAAAGCGGGGCGGCGATCCGCAGTTTTTACCTGGCGGTGCGGCAGATGGAACAGGAGCAGGGCACCCAGGATCGTTACCAGATTCCCTGGCTGCTGATGCTCGGCAACGAAACCCAGGGCACCCAGTTATGCACCCAGTGGCGCTTGCAGCCCACTGACAAACCTGCCTGGTTCGGTCGCTGGTGGTCGGACCCCGAAGGGGCGGTATTGGTGGTGCCCCAGGCGCTGTTTTTGCCGGATGAAGGCATGCACCTGCAACGGGGCGGCTGGTGGCGCTTGCTGGGGTTGATCCTGCGCCTGCGCAGTCAGCGTCCGCTGGACGGAGTGATCTGGACGGTGCCGATCAGTCGGCTGGGCAATGCCGAGCAGGCGGCGGCCCTGGGCCTGGCGGCGCGTCGACGCTTTATCGATCTGTTGCAACGTTTTGGCTTGAGCCTGCCGGTGTACGTGGTCGTTACCGGCATGGAAGAGTTGCCGGGCTTTCAGGAGTTGATCACCGCGCTGCCGCTCGAAGCCCGCGAACGCACACTGGGCTGGTCTTCGCCCTACGGGCCCGATGCGGTCTGGCAGGCGCAATGGAGTGATCAGGCGCTGGATCAGGTCAACCGGGCCCTGGCGGAATCGATCATCGAAATCGGCGCCTTGTCCGGGCAGTTGAGCGGCGAGTTGTATGGTTTGCCGGAACGTTTCGAAGCCTTGCGGCGTCATCTGCAATCCTTGCTGGAGCCGGTTTTCCAGGGCAATGCGCAAGGCGAAGCGCCGCGTTTTCGCGGTGTCTATTTCACCGCCAACCAGCCCTCGGACGACAGCGCCGACGGGTTTTCGGCCTACGACACCGGCTTGCAGCAAAGCGCTTTCGCCCGGCAGTTGTGGCAGCGCCGGGTGGTCGCCGAGCGCGGTCTGGCCCAGGTGGTGCCGCGTCTGTTACGCCTGCGTCAGCGCTGGCAGCGCGTGACCGGTGGGGTGGCGCTGGTGGTCGCGCTGCTCTGGGGCGCCGGCATGCTCTGGGTGTGGCAGGACTCGGAAAAGGATGCCCACGAGCTGTCTCGCCTGATGCAAGGGGCACAGAAAAATTACGCGGCGGTCACGGATGAATCCCATCGGCTGGAGGCGACCCGGCGCAACGTCCAGGGTTTCTGGCGGGTGCTGGAGAAGGCGCCGCGCTGGCGTTTTACCTCGGTGGTGTATCCGACTTCCTGGTTCTCCTCGCTGGATGCGCAGTTGGAGAACGAGTTACGGCTGACCGCCCGCAGCCATTTGTTGCTGCCGTTGCGCGACCTGTTGAGCGCGGACCTGGCGCAACTCAAGACCATTCGCAACACCGAGCGACGGGGCAACGTCGAAAGCGAAGATCCGGCCCAATGGCAAAACTACGTCAAGGCCACGGAGCTGGTGGAGTGTGCGGTGAGTCTGGAGCAGCAGAACCAGTGGTTCAATCAAGCACTGAACAATACCAAGGCGCCGCTCGAAGACCTGGTGTTGCTGAGTAACAATGCCCTGTCCCTGAACCTCAACGCCGGCACTCTGCACCGCGCCGGTTTTTACAACCGGGCGCTGCTGGATGCCGACAACAGCGAGTTGAAACCGCTGGACCTCACCGTCGAGCGCGCGCAGATCGAGGAAAACTTCCTCGGGCTCATGGAGCGCTGGCTGGACCAGTATTTCCTCGCTGACAACTTTGTCCGTCAGGCCGGTTATCTGCGCTTGCATCTGGAGCGGCTGGAGGTCGGCAGCGGTAATTCCCTCACCGAGCTGGAAGACCTGCGAGCGCTGATCGACGACCTGCAAGCGCTGATCAGCCTGACCAACTCAGCGTGGAGCCGGGGCAAGGGGCAGGATCTGGTGCCCGGTTACCGCGCGATGATGGACAAGGTGCGCCAAAGCACGTTGCTGGGGCCACAAGTCGAACAGCAGCTGGATCAACAGGCGTCGAAGTTGCAGCAGAGCTTTCGTGACCAGTGGATTACCCAGGCCGGAGCCCGGGATAATTTGCTGATCCAGCAAGGCAGCGGGCAACTGATCTTGCAAGAGCACGTGGTGCAGTTGAACAACGCGGTGCAGGCGCTGTTCAAACGCGATTTTGTCGCCATCGCCTTACAGGCGGATCAGTCCGACGTCCCGGATGGACAGGGGCGTGGTGTCGATGGCGACGACCTCGACAGCGCGCTGAATTACTTCGCCAGTTACAAGAGTTATGCCGCCGAAGAGCTGCCGCGCATTCCCCCGGCGTATCGTGGCGCGTTGCTGCAAGCGGCCGAAGGCGCGGTGGTCAAGGCCATGTTGTCGAGCCTGCGCGAGCACAATGCGCAGGTCCACAGTGGCGTCTTCGATGTGCAGGCACCTCAGGCGATTGCCTTGCAAAAAGCCTTTATCGAGGTGCGCCGCAGCGATCTGGCCACGCGTTTGCAAACCGCCTTGAACCGCCGCGCCTTGGCCGACATCGTCAGTGGCCTCGATGAAATCGTCGCCCAGCCCCTGTTCAGCGGGCGCACCGAAATCAGTCAGTGGGACGGTTCGAAAAACCTCGGCCTGCAACTGTATGGCGCCAATGACGTGCAGGATCTGAAACTGAACCTCAAGCAGCAGTTCAACACCATGCTCGGCATCACCGAGCGCCGCACTGCGGCGCTGGAATGGCTGAAAGTCCAGCAACAGAACCTCTCGGCGCTGGATTACGAACGGGTGACGCAGTTCAGTGCGCTCAACGATGAACTGCTCAAATACAAAGATCAGAACCCCGCCAGTTCGCCGGCGCAGATCGAGCAGTTGGTGAGCCGTGACTTCATCGAAATGGACGTCGCGTCCTGTGGGCAGATCCTGCAAACCGCCAACCTGTCCGGCGGGCGCGGAACCTTGGCATTGCGGGCGGTGGATCTGCAACAAACCGCCATGCAACGCTGCCAGTTCCTGCAACAGCAGCAAGCGGCGGCTGCGTGGAATGAGCTGGCCAATTATTTCAACCAGTACCTGGCGGAGCGCTTTCCGTTTGCCAATGGTCTGCAGGCCAGCGATGCCGACCCGGCCCGGGTCCAGCATTTGCTGGAACTGATCGACAAGCGTTTGCCGGTGGCACAGGCCGGATTGGTGCTGAGCCAGACCCCGGAGCGTCTGGCCGCCGAAGACTTTCTCAATCGCCTGAAGCAAGCCAGCACCTGGCTGGGCCCGATGTTTGTGCGCGACAAGAGCGGTGTGCTGGGGCTGGAGATGGACGTGCGCTGGCGCACCGATCGAGAGGAGGAGCGCGGTGCCGATCAGGTGATTGCCTGGGGCTTGAATGCCGGCAATCAACAGATCAACTACCCCGGCGAAGCTCAGCAGAACCTGCGCTGGATGGTCGGCCAGCCGATCCGGCTGACCTTGCGCTGGGCCAGAAATGGCTATCAGCGCCCGGCCAACGATCCGTTACAGCCGAGCCTGGTGGTGCGGGATCTGGAAGCGGGCTGGGAGTACGGCGGCCCATGGTCTTTGCTGCGCTTGATGCGTTCGCATGCGTCGATGCAGCGCCAGCCGAATATGGACTACACGGACTTTCCGTTGACCTTGCGCCTGCCCGTGACCTCGCAGGCCAGCACCGCCGAGCAAACCCTGATGTTTGTGCGCCTGTCGTTGATGACCCAGGGCTCGAAATTGCCGTTGTCCATTCAACCGTTGCCGACCCGGGCTCCGCGTTCACCGTTCATGGTGACCCGGTCGACCGCGGCCATTGAATCCCATGAGGAGGAGGGCCTGTGA
- a CDS encoding 2-hydroxyacid dehydrogenase, producing the protein MTATVLVLVETINEYLPILEHQGFHLILAPTPAERATAIARQGSQIEAVLTRGPLGLYANEIAALPNLKIICVIGAGYEHVDLQAAVDRGITVTNGAGVNASSVADHAMALLLALVRDIPRADAAVRRGEWPKIMRPSLSGKHLGILGLGAVGMAIAKRAANGFDMKVSYHNRQHRSDVPYSYCSTPTELARHSDFLIIATPGGIGTQHLINRQVLDALGPNGFIVNIARASVIVTADLISALEQRRIAGAALDVFDNEPQVPEALKGLANVILTPHVAGLSPEATQGTVELAGKNLTAFFAGRPVLTPIALPPPSVATRQNN; encoded by the coding sequence ATGACCGCAACTGTTCTGGTACTGGTTGAAACCATCAATGAATACCTGCCGATTCTCGAACATCAGGGCTTTCATTTGATTCTGGCCCCGACCCCGGCCGAGCGCGCCACCGCCATTGCCCGACAGGGCAGTCAGATAGAGGCGGTGCTGACGCGCGGCCCTTTGGGCCTGTACGCCAATGAAATCGCCGCCCTGCCCAACCTCAAGATCATCTGCGTGATCGGCGCCGGTTACGAACACGTCGACCTGCAAGCCGCCGTCGACCGGGGTATCACCGTGACCAACGGCGCCGGCGTCAATGCCTCTTCCGTCGCCGATCACGCCATGGCGTTGCTGCTGGCACTGGTTCGTGACATTCCTCGGGCCGATGCTGCCGTCCGTCGGGGCGAGTGGCCGAAAATCATGCGCCCTTCCCTGTCCGGCAAACACTTGGGCATCCTCGGCCTCGGCGCCGTCGGCATGGCTATCGCCAAACGTGCCGCCAATGGTTTCGACATGAAAGTGAGTTACCACAACCGCCAGCACCGCAGCGACGTGCCCTACAGTTATTGCTCGACGCCTACCGAACTGGCGCGCCACTCGGATTTCCTGATAATCGCCACCCCAGGCGGGATCGGCACCCAACACCTGATCAACCGGCAGGTGCTTGACGCCCTGGGGCCCAACGGCTTCATCGTCAACATCGCCCGGGCCAGTGTGATCGTCACCGCCGACCTGATCAGCGCGCTGGAACAGCGACGAATCGCCGGCGCCGCGCTGGATGTCTTCGACAATGAACCCCAGGTGCCGGAGGCCCTCAAGGGACTGGCCAACGTGATTCTGACGCCGCATGTCGCCGGATTGTCGCCGGAGGCCACCCAAGGCACCGTGGAACTGGCCGGCAAAAACCTGACGGCGTTCTTTGCCGGCCGACCGGTACTGACCCCCATTGCCTTGCCACCGCCTTCGGTGGCCACCCGGCAAAACAACTAA
- a CDS encoding DotU family type IV/VI secretion system protein, giving the protein MSEGNAGTGTRGLQEAPLSSAFRQAWQQWSQDWSQLPKDSEDEALVEAVVELSTQISQRLWRTAFAKVGDAATEQVQALVYAFVALVDETLLFTPWPGQSAWQDKPLESRMYASRQAGERIPLAIKELLDEQIPTTRDLANVYLQCLVLGFQGRLRGEQNQAQHEKWRLALFTFAWQHEADYADVSARLEQPSAVTPLQLPVRLSLPDGFRLGLGILAVVLLLTGLGQLFWRDIRQELEPVLQLTDSVATSEQDS; this is encoded by the coding sequence ATGTCTGAGGGGAATGCCGGGACGGGTACACGAGGCCTTCAGGAAGCGCCGCTGAGCAGTGCTTTTCGCCAGGCCTGGCAGCAATGGTCCCAGGACTGGAGCCAGTTGCCCAAGGACAGCGAAGACGAAGCGCTGGTGGAGGCGGTGGTCGAACTGTCCACGCAAATCTCCCAACGACTGTGGCGAACCGCATTCGCCAAAGTCGGTGATGCGGCCACCGAGCAAGTCCAGGCGCTGGTCTATGCCTTTGTCGCGCTGGTCGATGAAACTTTGCTGTTCACGCCGTGGCCGGGCCAGTCGGCGTGGCAGGACAAACCCCTGGAATCGCGGATGTACGCCAGCCGTCAGGCTGGTGAGCGGATACCGTTGGCGATCAAGGAACTGCTGGACGAGCAGATTCCCACCACGCGCGATCTGGCCAATGTCTATTTGCAGTGCCTGGTACTGGGCTTTCAGGGGCGTTTGCGGGGCGAACAGAATCAGGCCCAGCATGAAAAATGGCGCCTGGCGCTGTTCACCTTTGCCTGGCAGCACGAGGCGGATTATGCCGACGTCAGTGCCCGGCTCGAACAGCCTTCGGCGGTGACACCGCTGCAATTGCCGGTACGACTTTCGTTGCCCGATGGCTTTCGCCTGGGCCTGGGAATTCTCGCCGTGGTTCTGCTGCTGACCGGGTTGGGGCAGTTGTTCTGGCGTGACATTCGCCAGGAGCTCGAACCGGTCCTGCAATTGACCGATTCGGTGGCCACCTCGGAGCAAGACTCATGA